In the genome of Streptomyces racemochromogenes, one region contains:
- the lanKC gene encoding class III lanthionine synthetase LanKC — translation MDLRYMNYCQPGNPFYDVPATAAADASVFPAVTGPLPEGWTRNDNTHWLLMTPPGTVLPGQGWKIHVSATLENADRVLDLVWDFCVAERVTFKFIRSAGILKMRNSKYGDRGSSGKFFTIYPGDEAQLERILRGLGDLLDGEAGPTILSDLRWRSGPLYVRYGGFVSRLGRSETGELVHCIEDPEGRLVPDVRGPSFRPPSWVELPAFLGEALAARNAATLQDFPFRATKALHFSNGGGVYQATDTRDGGTVLLKEARPLAGLDEDGADAVTRLQHEHWALDKLAGLDCIPPVVDYRKGNEHWFLARAYVDGKPLARELLSRNPLVNDDRTEGAYDAYADWALKIVDQVERGVEAMHAKGVVFGDLHPNNILVRPDDTISFIDLETATPVEDESAQAIGAPGFRAPAGYTGTAVDRYALGCIRIGVFLPLTVMATWSRAKVDQLIGLVTEHFPVPDGFAGQVHADLGPDPHPGQLPDPGPAPLWTAPTAADWPALRTALAEDLLASATPQREDRLFPGDVEQFCVPGGGATLAYGAAGVLWTLAELGHAPADEHLAWLTDATARAADMGPGLYDGLSGVAYALDRLGRADEAAAVLDRVRRAPLEDADHSLFGGLAGIGLTHLHFGDTDEAARIAALIADQAPGGTAGRPRPGLLRGAAGGALLMLRLHEATGGPKYLHVAAELLRHDLAEAGWSEDADPAGSEDAAWKVPFLAFGGAGLAMVLHEAARLLPDPEFARAREALREQAGPSFMLNAGLFHGRAGALLALRHLHDGSAATDRAVRRHLDALGWHAVRCDGHLAFFGDHTLRLSADLATGSAGVLLAVEAALGDAGPGLPFLAPGPR, via the coding sequence ATGGACCTCCGCTACATGAACTACTGCCAGCCCGGCAATCCGTTCTACGACGTACCGGCCACCGCCGCCGCCGACGCCAGCGTCTTCCCGGCGGTGACCGGCCCCCTCCCCGAGGGCTGGACGCGCAACGACAACACCCACTGGCTGCTGATGACCCCGCCCGGCACCGTCCTCCCCGGCCAGGGCTGGAAGATCCACGTGTCGGCCACCCTGGAGAACGCCGACCGCGTCCTCGACCTCGTCTGGGACTTCTGCGTCGCCGAACGCGTCACCTTCAAGTTCATCCGCAGCGCCGGCATCCTCAAGATGCGCAACAGCAAGTACGGCGACCGCGGCAGCAGCGGCAAGTTCTTCACCATCTACCCCGGCGACGAGGCGCAGCTGGAGCGGATCCTGCGCGGACTCGGCGACCTCCTTGACGGGGAGGCCGGCCCCACCATCCTCAGCGACCTGCGCTGGCGCTCCGGCCCGCTCTACGTCCGCTACGGCGGCTTCGTCTCCCGGCTCGGCCGCTCCGAGACCGGCGAGCTCGTGCACTGCATCGAGGACCCCGAGGGCCGGCTGGTCCCCGACGTGCGCGGCCCGTCCTTCCGGCCGCCGTCCTGGGTCGAACTGCCCGCCTTCCTCGGCGAGGCCCTCGCCGCCCGCAACGCCGCCACCCTCCAGGACTTCCCGTTCCGCGCCACCAAGGCCCTGCACTTCTCCAACGGCGGCGGCGTCTACCAGGCCACCGACACCCGCGACGGCGGCACCGTCCTGCTGAAGGAGGCCCGCCCGCTGGCCGGCCTCGACGAGGACGGCGCCGACGCCGTGACCCGCCTCCAGCACGAGCACTGGGCCCTGGACAAGCTCGCCGGACTCGACTGCATCCCGCCGGTCGTCGACTACCGCAAGGGCAACGAACACTGGTTCCTGGCCCGCGCGTACGTCGACGGCAAGCCCCTCGCCCGCGAGCTCCTCAGCCGCAACCCGCTCGTCAACGACGACCGCACCGAAGGCGCGTACGACGCGTACGCCGACTGGGCCCTGAAGATCGTCGACCAGGTCGAGCGGGGCGTCGAGGCCATGCACGCCAAGGGCGTCGTCTTCGGCGACCTGCACCCCAACAACATCCTGGTCCGGCCCGACGACACGATCTCCTTCATCGACCTGGAGACCGCCACCCCCGTCGAGGACGAGTCCGCGCAGGCCATCGGCGCCCCCGGCTTCCGCGCCCCCGCCGGCTACACGGGCACCGCCGTCGACCGGTACGCCCTCGGCTGCATCCGGATCGGCGTCTTCCTGCCGCTGACGGTCATGGCCACCTGGTCCCGCGCCAAGGTCGACCAGCTGATCGGCCTGGTCACCGAGCACTTCCCGGTCCCCGACGGCTTCGCCGGGCAGGTCCACGCCGACCTCGGCCCCGACCCGCACCCCGGACAGCTCCCCGACCCCGGCCCCGCACCCCTGTGGACCGCCCCCACCGCCGCCGACTGGCCCGCGCTGCGCACCGCCCTCGCCGAGGACCTGCTGGCCAGCGCCACCCCGCAGCGCGAGGACCGGCTCTTCCCCGGCGACGTCGAGCAGTTCTGCGTACCCGGCGGCGGAGCCACCCTCGCCTACGGCGCGGCCGGCGTGCTGTGGACGCTCGCCGAGCTGGGGCACGCCCCCGCCGACGAGCACCTGGCCTGGCTGACGGACGCCACCGCCCGCGCCGCGGACATGGGCCCCGGTCTGTACGACGGGCTCAGCGGCGTCGCCTACGCCCTGGACCGGCTCGGCCGCGCCGACGAGGCCGCCGCCGTCCTGGACCGGGTCCGCCGGGCCCCGCTGGAGGACGCCGACCACAGCCTCTTCGGGGGCCTCGCCGGCATCGGCCTGACCCACCTCCACTTCGGTGACACCGACGAGGCCGCCCGGATCGCCGCGCTCATCGCCGACCAGGCCCCGGGCGGGACGGCCGGCCGGCCCCGGCCCGGGCTGCTGCGCGGCGCGGCCGGCGGGGCCCTGCTGATGCTCCGGCTGCACGAAGCCACCGGCGGTCCCAAGTACCTCCACGTCGCGGCCGAGTTGCTGCGCCACGACCTCGCGGAGGCGGGCTGGTCCGAGGACGCCGACCCGGCGGGCTCCGAGGACGCCGCCTGGAAGGTGCCCTTCCTGGCCTTCGGCGGCGCCGGCCTCGCCATGGTGCTCCACGAGGCGGCGCGGCTGCTGCCCGACCCGGAGTTCGCCCGGGCCCGGGAAGCGCTGCGCGAGCAGGCCGGCCCGTCCTTCATGCTCAACGCCGGGCTCTTCCACGGCCGGGCCGGCGCCCTGCTCGCCCTGCGCCACCTCCACGACGGCTCCGCCGCCACCGACCGGGCGGTCCGGCGGCACCTGGACGCCCTCGGCTGGCACGCGGTGCGCTGCGACGGCCACCTGGCCTTCTTCGGCGACCACACCCTGCGCCTGTCCGCCGACCTCGCCACGGGTTCGGCCGGTGTGCTCCTCGCGGTGGAGGCCGCGCTGGGCGATGCTGGCCCCGGTCTGCCGTTCCTCGCGCCGGGCCCCCGATGA
- the mpaP gene encoding daptide biosynthesis intramembrane metalloprotease → MSTKTLIRKAAPAPAAPQPAASAADGWDPALLERPRIAANVEIHEPIESGAPWVLQRGNHQHFRLQPDMARLVRAMDGTLDHDGLAEVLGPPWTAQHVGTAVHKLADSKVLDDGKPAERRSTWFRFVPPMTLQFTVLHPERVLARLAPVIRLLAGRTSAAVAALFVLGGILALALLTPEVDAALGRPLPFYAYFGVMAGVLATTAVHEVGHGAVLTYYGGRPSRMGFMLFYMSPAFFCDVSDGWRLSRKEQRVRVALAGIATQTVIAGAAALSALFLGPSDLRDAVLVFAVATYTSGVVNLLPFVKLDGYIALMSHLDVPHLRDRAMTDARRFLARILFGGRGYARELAGRRWAVAFGLACMAFPLYVIAGALTLWSDLLQRLGAVGTSTVLMVVCYLVYRLGLGFAKLTTEGRAAGAPLWRVIAAAVLLTGAAGAALVLVKAPYTVAAGYVAHDGGRVELVLPDTADLSAVRPGSDVRFYRAGLMTREETGAANVAATARTETTAPMSAFFPVAATPVRMPVVSLPLTVGRSPADPVGAARVDLGELPLGEWLYVKYVAPLWRR, encoded by the coding sequence ATGTCCACCAAGACGCTCATCCGGAAGGCGGCCCCCGCCCCGGCCGCCCCCCAGCCGGCCGCCTCCGCCGCGGACGGCTGGGACCCCGCCCTCCTGGAACGCCCCCGCATCGCCGCCAACGTGGAGATCCACGAGCCCATCGAGAGCGGCGCCCCCTGGGTCCTCCAGCGCGGCAACCACCAGCACTTCCGCCTCCAGCCCGACATGGCGCGCCTGGTCCGGGCCATGGACGGCACCCTCGACCACGACGGCCTCGCCGAGGTCCTCGGCCCGCCGTGGACCGCGCAGCACGTCGGCACCGCCGTGCACAAGCTCGCCGACTCCAAGGTCCTCGACGACGGCAAGCCCGCCGAACGCCGAAGCACCTGGTTCCGCTTCGTGCCGCCGATGACCCTCCAGTTCACGGTGCTGCACCCCGAGCGGGTCCTCGCCCGCCTCGCCCCCGTGATCCGCCTCCTCGCCGGACGCACCTCGGCCGCCGTCGCCGCCCTGTTCGTCCTCGGCGGGATCCTCGCCCTCGCCCTGCTCACCCCCGAGGTCGACGCCGCGCTCGGCAGGCCGCTCCCCTTCTACGCCTACTTCGGCGTGATGGCCGGAGTCCTGGCCACCACCGCCGTCCACGAGGTCGGCCACGGCGCGGTCCTCACGTACTACGGCGGCCGGCCCAGCCGGATGGGCTTCATGCTCTTCTACATGTCGCCCGCGTTCTTCTGCGACGTCTCCGACGGCTGGCGGCTCTCCCGCAAGGAACAGCGCGTCCGCGTCGCCCTCGCCGGCATCGCCACGCAGACCGTGATCGCCGGGGCCGCCGCCCTGAGCGCCCTGTTCCTGGGCCCCTCGGACCTGCGCGACGCCGTCCTCGTCTTCGCCGTCGCCACCTACACCAGCGGCGTCGTCAACCTGCTGCCCTTCGTGAAGCTCGACGGCTACATCGCCCTGATGAGCCACCTCGACGTCCCGCACCTGCGCGACCGGGCCATGACCGACGCCCGCCGCTTCCTCGCCCGGATCCTCTTCGGCGGCCGAGGCTACGCACGGGAACTGGCAGGCCGACGCTGGGCGGTCGCCTTCGGACTGGCCTGCATGGCCTTCCCCCTCTACGTCATCGCCGGCGCCCTGACCCTCTGGTCGGACCTGCTCCAGCGGCTCGGAGCCGTCGGCACCAGCACCGTCCTGATGGTCGTCTGCTACCTCGTCTACCGCCTCGGCCTCGGCTTCGCCAAGCTCACCACCGAGGGCCGCGCCGCCGGCGCCCCGCTGTGGCGGGTCATCGCCGCGGCCGTGCTCCTCACCGGGGCCGCCGGGGCCGCGCTGGTCCTCGTCAAGGCGCCGTACACCGTCGCCGCCGGATACGTCGCCCACGACGGCGGCCGCGTCGAGCTGGTCCTGCCGGACACCGCCGACCTGTCCGCCGTCCGCCCCGGCTCCGACGTCCGCTTCTACCGGGCCGGACTGATGACCCGCGAGGAGACCGGCGCAGCGAACGTCGCCGCGACGGCCCGCACCGAGACCACCGCACCCATGTCGGCCTTCTTCCCCGTCGCCGCCACCCCGGTGCGCATGCCCGTCGTCAGCCTCCCGCTGACCGTCGGCCGGTCCCCCGCCGACCCCGTCGGAGCCGCCCGGGTCGACCTGGGCGAACTCCCGCTGGGGGAGTGGCTGTACGTGAAGTACGTCGCCCCGCTCTGGCGCCGGTAA
- a CDS encoding ABC transporter permease, whose translation MRNVLAGEWMKAWTGRTWLILATAGTFMSLLTCFGYASTGDEAIALGTSTAAAVTDDMAQAWMMTFLMSAVFGAILVTREYNTGAIARSVLLSGGRLRLLSAKALVATAAGLLGGLLAAALAVLCAFTLPGHFGYDGDWTGHTTRIVLGVVTVNVIAAPWGALLGWILRNQLATVLTVIALTLLVEPGLQELAPKAAAYLPTIAMSSVYLDGKPELLSVPLALLVLAGWLAAAGTAARQLLLSRDVIQG comes from the coding sequence ATGCGTAACGTCCTCGCCGGCGAGTGGATGAAGGCCTGGACCGGCCGCACCTGGCTGATCCTCGCCACCGCAGGGACCTTCATGTCCCTCCTCACCTGCTTCGGGTACGCCTCCACGGGCGACGAGGCCATCGCGCTGGGCACGTCCACCGCCGCCGCCGTCACCGACGACATGGCCCAGGCGTGGATGATGACCTTCCTGATGTCCGCCGTGTTCGGCGCCATCCTCGTCACCCGCGAGTACAACACCGGCGCCATCGCCCGCTCGGTCCTCCTCAGCGGCGGCCGGCTGCGGCTGCTGTCCGCCAAGGCCCTCGTCGCCACCGCCGCCGGACTCCTGGGCGGCCTGCTCGCCGCCGCCCTCGCCGTGCTGTGCGCGTTCACCCTCCCCGGCCACTTCGGCTACGACGGCGACTGGACCGGCCACACCACCCGCATCGTCCTCGGCGTCGTCACCGTCAACGTGATCGCCGCCCCCTGGGGCGCGCTCCTCGGCTGGATCCTGCGCAACCAGCTCGCCACCGTCCTCACCGTCATCGCCCTCACCCTCCTCGTCGAGCCGGGCCTGCAGGAACTCGCCCCGAAGGCCGCCGCCTACCTGCCCACCATCGCGATGAGCTCCGTCTACCTCGACGGCAAGCCCGAGCTGCTCTCCGTACCGCTCGCGCTCCTGGTCCTCGCCGGCTGGCTCGCCGCCGCCGGGACCGCCGCCCGGCAGCTGCTGCTCTCCCGCGACGTCATCCAAGGGTGA
- a CDS encoding ABC transporter ATP-binding protein, producing the protein MSAAGVVRASGLTKEFGPFTAVQDVTFEVRPGRVTGLLGRNGAGKSTSLRMLLGLVRPTSGTATVFGHPYTELPDAARRVGVCMDGIGPTPGASGRRDLRIWARTLGVSRARVDEVLDRVGLTDAADRPAKGYSTGMKQRLALATALLADPELLVLDEPANGLDPDGIRWLRDTLRALAAEGRTVLVSSHLLAEVEQTVDDVVVIQRTLRFAGSLAELTSDGAQRLEDRFFSLVDGDAETAARTERLTHA; encoded by the coding sequence ATGAGCGCCGCCGGCGTCGTCCGCGCCTCGGGCCTCACCAAGGAGTTCGGCCCGTTCACCGCCGTGCAGGACGTGACCTTCGAGGTCCGCCCCGGCCGGGTGACCGGACTGCTCGGCCGCAACGGCGCCGGCAAGTCCACCTCCCTGCGCATGCTCCTCGGCCTGGTCCGCCCCACCTCCGGCACCGCCACCGTCTTCGGCCACCCCTACACCGAACTCCCCGACGCCGCCCGCCGCGTCGGCGTCTGCATGGACGGCATCGGCCCCACCCCCGGCGCCTCCGGCCGCCGCGACCTGCGGATCTGGGCCCGCACCCTCGGCGTCTCCCGCGCCCGCGTCGACGAGGTCCTCGACCGCGTCGGCCTCACCGACGCCGCCGACCGCCCCGCCAAGGGCTACTCCACCGGCATGAAGCAGCGCCTGGCCCTCGCCACCGCCCTGCTCGCCGACCCCGAACTCCTCGTCCTGGACGAGCCCGCCAACGGCCTCGACCCCGACGGCATCCGCTGGCTGCGCGACACCCTGCGCGCCCTGGCCGCCGAAGGCCGCACCGTCCTGGTCTCCAGCCACCTCCTCGCCGAGGTCGAGCAGACCGTCGACGACGTCGTCGTCATCCAGCGCACCCTGCGCTTCGCCGGCTCCCTCGCCGAGCTCACCTCCGACGGCGCCCAGCGCCTCGAAGACCGTTTCTTCTCGCTGGTGGACGGGGACGCCGAGACCGCCGCGCGCACCGAAAGGCTGACCCATGCGTAA